In the Elioraea tepida genome, one interval contains:
- a CDS encoding beta-propeller fold lactonase family protein — protein sequence MPLRHAALAAALALAALPLRAEDTIVFVSARNHLVAYDLATGAERARFATPGLSSDMMVTRDGVLLLNHRDGDTILVVDARRLRELARIPSSSMGGRRPVHGYLTPVIDGRQFFVALNDGVSTPGQPNTDNTALFIDVTPGSPTYLKPAGEVRLGQGHHKAAFHPTLPRMAVSNINDCEEIIGVYDFANPAAIRRVASLDARRLGLDGSSEAKTCTPTASRPGVRPAPHGAATEPVSGLAVHNLNGTGQFVLVDMAAEPSSFTALATRGWGGSAIGVHPLGRWLYGPQYAPREGDSRAPGLPCQVGQIAVIDGAKASVVTEIPVLKDGPDCTRSLAGTPEAGARVGYVAVAPRGDKLFLPLGTLGPETTRSSAVAVFDLSEPQRPVQRASIAVGLHNGHRDMAMTGDGTRLLVPANIDNTLTVIDMAKAEAVRSFPVTERPNRVATFSPTSGPSKPAGPPPTR from the coding sequence ATGCCTTTGCGACACGCTGCGCTTGCCGCAGCCCTTGCGCTTGCCGCCCTGCCCCTGCGGGCCGAGGATACGATCGTCTTCGTCTCGGCACGCAACCACCTTGTCGCCTACGACCTCGCCACGGGAGCGGAGCGTGCGCGCTTCGCCACGCCTGGGCTGAGCAGCGACATGATGGTGACCCGCGATGGCGTGCTGCTGCTCAACCACCGCGATGGGGACACGATCCTCGTGGTTGACGCGCGCAGACTTCGCGAACTCGCCCGCATCCCCTCCTCGTCTATGGGTGGGCGGCGGCCCGTGCATGGCTACCTGACGCCGGTGATCGACGGGCGGCAGTTCTTCGTGGCGCTGAATGACGGTGTGAGCACGCCCGGCCAGCCGAATACAGACAACACCGCTCTTTTCATCGACGTCACGCCGGGAAGCCCGACCTACCTCAAGCCCGCGGGCGAGGTGCGGCTCGGGCAGGGGCACCACAAGGCGGCCTTCCATCCGACCCTGCCACGCATGGCCGTGAGCAATATCAATGACTGCGAAGAGATTATCGGCGTCTATGACTTCGCCAATCCGGCAGCGATCCGGCGCGTGGCATCCTTAGACGCCCGCAGGCTTGGTCTCGACGGCAGCAGCGAGGCGAAGACCTGCACCCCTACCGCTAGCCGCCCTGGCGTCCGCCCGGCACCGCATGGGGCGGCAACCGAGCCAGTGAGCGGGCTCGCCGTACACAACCTTAACGGCACGGGGCAGTTCGTCCTCGTCGACATGGCGGCGGAGCCATCGTCCTTCACCGCTTTGGCCACCCGCGGCTGGGGTGGCTCTGCGATCGGCGTTCACCCTCTTGGGCGCTGGCTCTACGGCCCGCAATACGCCCCGCGCGAGGGTGACAGCAGGGCACCGGGCCTTCCCTGCCAAGTGGGGCAGATTGCCGTCATCGATGGAGCCAAGGCCTCGGTTGTCACCGAAATCCCGGTTCTCAAGGACGGACCGGACTGCACCCGGAGCCTCGCCGGAACGCCAGAGGCAGGCGCGCGCGTTGGCTACGTTGCCGTCGCGCCCCGCGGGGACAAGCTCTTCCTGCCGCTCGGTACGCTCGGGCCGGAGACGACGCGGTCGAGTGCGGTTGCCGTGTTCGATCTCAGCGAGCCGCAGCGTCCTGTTCAGCGCGCCTCGATCGCTGTCGGACTGCACAACGGGCATCGCGACATGGCGATGACGGGTGACGGGACGCGACTGCTCGTTCCGGCGAACATTGACAACACGCTGACAGTGATCGACATGGCGAAGGCCGAAGCGGTGCGGAGCTTCCCGGTCACAGAAAGGCCGAACCGCGTGGCGACGTTCAGCCCCACCTCAGGGCCAAGCAAGCCAGCAGGGCCGCCCCCGACACGATGA
- the polA gene encoding DNA polymerase I encodes MAEAPPSLILVDGSGYIFRAFHALPPMTRPDGTPVNAVFGFVNMLAKLIAENPGQRIAVVFDAGRKSFRNDIYPAYKAQRPDPPPELVPQFGLIREAVDAFGLPAIELSDWEADDLIASYTRAETEEGGRVVIVSSDKDLMQLVRPGVTMLDPIKQRPIGEAEVVEKFGVPPAKVVDVQALAGDPVDNVPGVPGIGIKTAAQLITEYGDLETLLARASEIRQPKRREALLEHAEAARISKRLVALNDRAPLPLPLAALALKEPDRAKLAAWLRAQNFRSTLARLGLDGGTAPPDPGAAGRGKPPAEAASAANGDAAPFGPYVTITDLATLESWIAEAHRLGVVALDTETDSLDAQSAMLVGLSLGLAPGRAAYVPLRHARARDLATGPAPEQIDFKSAVAALRPLLADPSVLKVLQNAKYDLEVLAREENGGLAVSPIDDTMLISFCLDAGRHDHGMDELSERHLGHRPISYDSVTGTGRARIPFSEVPIDRATAYAAEDADVTLRLWHALRPRLREARVLALYEHVERRLIPVIAAMERAGVKVDARDLKQMSAEFADRLAALESEIHALAGRPFTVGSPQQLGKVLFDELGLAPPGGRRARTATGQYATDAGVLEELAAQHPLPAKVLEWRQLAKLKSTYADALVHQINPRTGRVHTSFAMAAASTGRLASTDPNLQNIPVRTEEGRRIRRAFIAEAGHVLLSADYSQIELRLLAHVAEVPALAEAFRNGEDIHARTAAEVFGVPIEGMDPLTRRRAKAINFGIIYGISAFGLANQLSVTPGEAKAYIDAYFARYPGIRDYMERMKEEARIKGFVTTPFRRRIWIPGIAEKNPARRGFAERQAINAPLQGGAADIIKRAMVRLPAALAEAGLSGRMLLQVHDELLFEVPEAEADATAEVVKRTMEGAASLRVPLVVETGAARNWADAH; translated from the coding sequence GTGGCGGAGGCACCCCCGAGCCTGATCCTGGTCGACGGGTCGGGCTACATCTTCCGCGCCTTTCACGCCCTGCCGCCGATGACGCGCCCCGACGGCACCCCCGTCAACGCCGTGTTCGGCTTCGTCAACATGCTCGCGAAGCTGATCGCGGAGAACCCGGGGCAGCGCATCGCGGTGGTGTTCGACGCCGGCCGCAAGAGCTTCCGCAACGACATCTACCCGGCCTACAAGGCGCAGCGCCCCGACCCGCCGCCCGAGCTCGTCCCCCAGTTCGGGCTGATCCGCGAGGCGGTTGACGCCTTCGGCCTGCCCGCGATCGAGCTCTCCGACTGGGAGGCGGATGACCTGATCGCGTCCTATACCAGGGCGGAGACTGAGGAGGGAGGGCGCGTCGTCATCGTCTCCTCCGACAAAGACCTGATGCAGCTCGTCCGCCCGGGCGTGACGATGCTCGACCCGATCAAGCAGAGGCCGATCGGCGAGGCGGAGGTGGTGGAGAAGTTCGGCGTGCCGCCCGCCAAGGTGGTCGATGTGCAGGCGCTTGCGGGCGACCCGGTGGACAACGTCCCGGGCGTTCCGGGCATCGGCATCAAGACAGCCGCCCAGCTCATCACCGAGTATGGCGACCTCGAGACCCTGCTCGCCCGCGCGAGCGAGATCAGGCAGCCGAAGCGGCGCGAAGCACTCCTCGAACACGCCGAGGCCGCGCGGATCTCAAAGCGCCTCGTTGCGCTGAACGACCGCGCCCCTCTGCCCTTGCCGCTTGCCGCGCTCGCGCTCAAGGAGCCCGACCGGGCGAAGCTCGCCGCCTGGCTCAGGGCGCAGAACTTCCGCTCGACGCTTGCGCGGCTCGGGCTCGACGGCGGCACGGCGCCGCCCGACCCGGGCGCGGCGGGTCGAGGGAAGCCACCGGCCGAGGCGGCCTCCGCAGCCAACGGAGATGCAGCTCCGTTCGGCCCCTATGTGACGATCACCGACCTTGCGACCCTCGAGTCCTGGATCGCTGAGGCGCACCGCCTCGGCGTCGTCGCCCTCGACACCGAGACCGACAGCCTCGATGCCCAGAGTGCGATGCTGGTCGGCCTCTCGCTCGGGCTCGCGCCCGGCCGCGCGGCTTATGTTCCGCTCAGGCACGCGCGCGCGCGCGATCTCGCGACCGGACCGGCGCCGGAACAGATCGATTTCAAATCGGCCGTCGCGGCGCTTCGCCCGCTGCTCGCCGACCCGTCCGTCCTCAAGGTGCTGCAGAACGCCAAGTACGATCTCGAGGTGCTCGCCCGCGAGGAGAACGGCGGCCTCGCCGTCTCGCCGATCGACGACACGATGCTGATCTCCTTCTGTCTCGATGCGGGCCGCCACGACCACGGGATGGACGAGCTGTCGGAGCGGCATCTCGGCCACCGGCCGATCAGCTACGACAGCGTCACCGGAACGGGGCGCGCACGGATCCCCTTCTCCGAGGTGCCGATCGATCGCGCCACGGCCTACGCCGCTGAGGACGCGGACGTGACCCTCAGGCTGTGGCACGCTCTCAGGCCCAGGCTGCGCGAGGCGCGCGTGCTCGCCCTCTACGAGCACGTGGAACGGAGGCTGATCCCGGTCATCGCGGCGATGGAACGCGCGGGCGTCAAGGTCGATGCCCGCGACCTCAAACAGATGAGCGCCGAGTTCGCTGACCGCCTCGCCGCACTCGAGAGCGAGATCCACGCGCTCGCCGGCCGCCCCTTCACCGTCGGCAGCCCGCAGCAGCTCGGCAAGGTGCTGTTCGACGAGCTTGGCCTTGCCCCGCCCGGCGGGCGGCGTGCGAGGACCGCGACGGGACAATACGCAACCGATGCGGGCGTGCTCGAGGAGCTTGCGGCGCAGCACCCGCTTCCCGCCAAGGTGCTCGAATGGCGGCAGCTCGCGAAGCTGAAATCGACCTATGCCGATGCGCTCGTGCACCAGATCAATCCGCGCACCGGGCGGGTGCACACCTCCTTCGCGATGGCGGCCGCGAGCACCGGCCGCCTCGCCTCGACCGACCCGAACCTGCAGAACATCCCCGTGCGCACCGAAGAAGGGCGGCGCATACGCCGCGCCTTCATCGCCGAAGCCGGGCACGTGCTGCTGTCGGCCGACTACAGCCAGATCGAGCTTCGCCTGCTCGCCCATGTGGCGGAGGTGCCGGCGCTCGCGGAAGCCTTCCGCAACGGCGAGGACATCCACGCCCGCACCGCGGCGGAGGTGTTCGGCGTGCCGATCGAGGGCATGGACCCGCTGACGCGACGCCGCGCCAAGGCGATCAACTTCGGCATCATCTACGGCATCTCCGCCTTCGGGCTTGCCAACCAGCTCTCGGTCACGCCAGGCGAAGCGAAGGCCTATATCGACGCCTATTTCGCCCGCTATCCCGGGATCCGCGACTACATGGAGCGGATGAAGGAGGAGGCGCGGATCAAGGGGTTCGTCACGACCCCGTTCCGGCGTCGGATCTGGATCCCAGGGATAGCCGAGAAGAACCCCGCCCGGCGCGGCTTCGCCGAGCGCCAGGCGATCAACGCCCCGCTTCAGGGCGGGGCGGCCGACATCATCAAGCGCGCCATGGTGCGCCTGCCCGCCGCTCTCGCCGAGGCCGGCCTCTCGGGGCGGATGCTCCTGCAGGTGCATGACGAGCTCCTGTTCGAGGTGCCGGAGGCGGAGGCGGACGCCACAGCCGAGGTGGTGAAGCGGACGATGGAGGGGGCGGCAAGCTTGCGCGTGCCGCTCGTCGTCGAGACCGGCGCCGCCCGGAACTGGGCAGACGCGCATTAG
- a CDS encoding copper chaperone PCu(A)C, with protein MTTRRLLLASLATLALFTAMPARAEPLVVHEPWARAALAGRNSAAYMTIENTTDTLDRLVSAASPVARVVELHTHMMDGGVMRMRPVSAIEVNPGEPAVLRPGGLHVMLIDLVRPLRAGETIPLTLRFERAGEVTVEVPVLPAGASGPGQGHGHGHGDGQSHGHSHGHDQGHRHRN; from the coding sequence ATGACGACACGACGCCTTCTTCTCGCGAGCCTCGCCACCCTCGCCCTGTTCACCGCCATGCCCGCGCGCGCTGAGCCGCTCGTCGTGCACGAGCCCTGGGCACGGGCGGCGCTCGCCGGCCGCAACTCGGCGGCCTACATGACCATCGAGAACACCACCGACACGCTCGACCGTCTCGTCTCGGCGGCAAGCCCGGTGGCACGCGTCGTCGAGCTGCACACCCACATGATGGACGGCGGGGTGATGCGGATGCGCCCCGTTTCGGCGATCGAGGTGAACCCCGGCGAGCCGGCGGTGCTGCGCCCGGGCGGGCTGCACGTGATGTTGATCGACCTCGTCCGGCCGCTGCGCGCCGGCGAGACCATTCCGCTCACGCTTCGGTTCGAGCGGGCCGGCGAGGTGACGGTCGAGGTGCCGGTTCTTCCCGCCGGCGCCTCCGGCCCCGGGCAGGGGCATGGCCACGGGCATGGCGATGGCCAAAGCCACGGGCACAGCCACGGACACGATCAAGGCCATCGCCATCGCAACTGA
- a CDS encoding zinc-finger domain-containing protein, whose protein sequence is MPSPGAAPAPAETITVSETTVACDGGGGALGHPRVFLTLVDGRVVCPYCSRVFVLAAEGAKAVG, encoded by the coding sequence ATGCCGTCGCCAGGCGCCGCCCCGGCCCCCGCCGAGACGATCACGGTGTCCGAGACCACGGTCGCCTGCGACGGCGGCGGCGGCGCGCTCGGCCACCCGCGCGTCTTCCTCACCCTGGTCGACGGCCGCGTCGTCTGCCCCTACTGCTCGCGCGTCTTCGTGCTCGCGGCCGAGGGCGCGAAGGCGGTCGGCTGA
- a CDS encoding alpha/beta fold hydrolase, whose translation MARSTDAPSTLSRRALLAALAAGACAPRVEPAGPALHPPRDSGDALVMGDGARLPLSAWLPEGEPCGVLLCLHGFNDYRGAFEIPAPLFTSAGWALYAHDQRGFGGAPRRGIWAGAETLAADASAAARLIRARHPGRRLILLGESMGAAVLILAATGADPPPADGYVLSAPAVWGGETLGRTGRKILEVLAHTVPALGIVGGSPAIRASDNEAALRAMARDPMVLRATRIDSLWGLVGLMDAALEAAPRFDAQALILYGERDDIVPPRAIAALRARLPGLASGRQRFISYADGYHLLLRDTGRAQVAQDILDWADAIGREA comes from the coding sequence ATGGCACGATCAACCGACGCTCCGTCGACGCTCTCGCGGCGTGCGCTGCTCGCCGCGCTTGCCGCCGGCGCCTGCGCGCCGCGCGTCGAGCCGGCCGGACCCGCCCTGCACCCGCCGCGTGATTCGGGCGATGCGCTGGTGATGGGGGATGGCGCGCGCCTGCCGCTTTCGGCCTGGCTGCCGGAGGGGGAGCCGTGCGGCGTCCTCCTCTGCCTGCACGGGTTCAACGATTACCGAGGCGCCTTCGAGATCCCGGCGCCGCTGTTCACCTCGGCCGGCTGGGCGCTCTACGCCCATGACCAGAGGGGGTTCGGCGGCGCGCCCCGGCGCGGCATCTGGGCCGGGGCGGAGACGCTCGCGGCCGACGCCTCCGCCGCCGCGCGGCTCATACGGGCCCGCCACCCGGGCCGGCGGCTGATCCTGCTCGGCGAGAGCATGGGCGCGGCGGTGCTTATCCTCGCCGCCACGGGGGCCGATCCGCCCCCCGCCGACGGCTACGTCCTCTCCGCGCCGGCCGTGTGGGGAGGCGAGACGCTGGGGCGAACCGGGCGGAAGATCCTCGAGGTCCTCGCGCATACCGTGCCCGCGCTCGGCATCGTCGGCGGCAGCCCAGCGATCCGCGCCTCCGACAACGAGGCGGCTCTGCGTGCGATGGCGCGTGACCCGATGGTTCTGCGCGCGACGCGGATCGATTCGCTGTGGGGACTTGTGGGGCTGATGGATGCCGCGCTCGAGGCCGCGCCGCGGTTCGACGCACAGGCCCTGATCCTCTATGGCGAGCGTGACGACATCGTGCCGCCGCGCGCGATCGCAGCGCTGCGGGCGCGGCTGCCGGGCCTCGCTTCCGGCCGGCAGCGGTTCATCTCCTACGCGGACGGCTATCACCTCTTGTTGCGCGACACCGGGCGCGCGCAGGTGGCCCAGGACATCCTCGACTGGGCCGATGCGATCGGGCGCGAGGCCTGA
- a CDS encoding SCO family protein, whose amino-acid sequence MSTEVQGLQRGLALLAGGALLLLIGIGGAALWLRPAPESLGPTLPAGVAIGGPFSLIDETGAPVTEKTYRGRHMLIFFGFTYCPDVCPTELAKIAATLDLLGQDAQRLVPLFVSIDPERDTPEALARYTDLFHPAIIGLTGTEAEVAAAARAFRVYYNKVKTGPEPDAYTMDHSAFVYLMGPDGGFRQFFSPQATPEQMAAAIRSHLARS is encoded by the coding sequence ATGAGCACAGAGGTGCAGGGGCTTCAGCGCGGCCTCGCCCTTCTCGCTGGCGGCGCGCTGCTGTTGCTGATTGGCATAGGCGGCGCGGCTCTTTGGCTCAGACCAGCGCCAGAGAGCCTTGGCCCGACGCTGCCCGCCGGCGTGGCGATCGGCGGGCCCTTCTCGCTGATCGACGAGACAGGCGCTCCGGTGACCGAGAAGACGTATCGCGGCCGTCACATGCTGATTTTCTTCGGTTTTACCTATTGCCCAGACGTCTGCCCGACCGAGCTTGCCAAGATCGCCGCTACGCTCGACCTTCTGGGGCAGGACGCGCAACGCCTCGTGCCGCTCTTCGTCAGCATCGACCCGGAGCGCGACACGCCCGAGGCGCTCGCCCGGTACACCGATCTGTTTCACCCTGCGATCATCGGGCTCACCGGCACGGAGGCTGAGGTCGCGGCCGCGGCGCGCGCCTTCCGCGTGTACTACAACAAGGTGAAGACCGGGCCGGAGCCTGACGCCTACACGATGGACCATTCCGCCTTCGTCTACCTGATGGGACCGGACGGGGGGTTCCGCCAGTTCTTCTCCCCCCAGGCAACGCCCGAGCAGATGGCGGCGGCGATCCGCTCCCATCTCGCCCGCAGCTGA